One region of Blattabacterium cuenoti genomic DNA includes:
- the rpsA gene encoding 30S ribosomal protein S1, with product MSNQTEEIKRKSPPSYEIKNEKLDDQINIKTSFDWTKYETHLNNEIQEERKKLEKIYTKTLPDVQELEIYQGIITHISDKTIIVDIGFKAEGAIPISEFRENFNIQVGSKIEVMVVKIDYKGQCILSYQKAKMLRNWQRINEAYEKSEVILGYVAARTKGGLIVEIFDIECFLPGSHINVKPVRDYDTYVGKTMEVKVVKINKKTKNVVVSHKVLIERDIEEQRKEMISKLDKGQVLEGKIKNILPYGAFVDLGGVDALLHITDMSWPHINHPTEIVQLEQELKFVVLGVDKDKNRVQLGLKQLQPHPWNSLDQNLKVGSKVKGKVSVLADYGAFIEIKPGVEALLHISEMSWSSDLSSTQDFVQIGDELEAVILTIDRQERKMSLSVKQLTQDPWINIQEKYPIGSKHTGIVKKFTNFGVFLELEQGISGMIYTNDLSWIKKIKHSSEFCSINDKLKVIVLALDTQARRLNLGHKQLTENPWEKYEKIYYVGSIHNGIISSLFEKGASVKFTEDQKIEAFVPLRFLEKKDGTSLKKGEKANFKIIEFNKETKKIVISHTSVYRDQDQKKEQRVRNRKFERSTLGDIAGLAKLKEQIEKEKNK from the coding sequence ATGTCTAATCAAACCGAAGAAATAAAAAGAAAATCACCCCCTTCATATGAAATAAAAAATGAAAAACTGGACGATCAGATAAATATAAAAACAAGTTTCGATTGGACGAAATATGAAACTCATTTAAACAATGAGATACAAGAAGAAAGAAAAAAATTGGAAAAAATATACACAAAAACTTTACCAGATGTTCAAGAATTAGAAATATATCAAGGAATTATAACACATATTTCGGATAAAACTATTATTGTAGATATTGGATTTAAAGCAGAAGGCGCCATTCCTATAAGTGAATTTAGAGAAAATTTTAATATTCAAGTTGGAAGTAAAATAGAAGTGATGGTTGTTAAAATTGATTATAAAGGACAATGTATTCTTTCGTATCAAAAAGCGAAAATGCTAAGAAACTGGCAACGTATTAATGAAGCATACGAAAAATCGGAGGTTATATTAGGTTATGTTGCAGCTAGAACAAAAGGAGGATTAATTGTTGAAATATTTGATATAGAATGTTTTTTACCTGGATCACATATCAATGTGAAACCTGTTCGGGATTATGATACTTATGTTGGAAAAACTATGGAAGTAAAAGTAGTTAAGATCAATAAAAAAACGAAAAATGTTGTTGTTTCTCATAAAGTATTAATAGAAAGAGATATTGAAGAGCAAAGAAAAGAAATGATATCAAAGTTAGATAAAGGTCAAGTATTAGAAGGTAAAATCAAAAATATTCTTCCTTATGGTGCTTTTGTAGATTTAGGGGGTGTAGATGCTTTACTCCATATTACCGATATGAGTTGGCCGCATATTAACCATCCTACAGAAATAGTTCAGTTAGAACAGGAATTAAAATTTGTTGTATTAGGAGTAGATAAAGACAAAAATCGTGTACAATTAGGATTAAAACAATTGCAACCCCATCCTTGGAATTCTTTAGATCAAAATTTAAAAGTAGGAAGCAAAGTAAAAGGAAAAGTAAGTGTTTTAGCTGATTATGGAGCTTTTATTGAGATCAAACCAGGTGTAGAAGCATTATTGCATATTAGTGAAATGTCTTGGTCTTCCGATTTATCTTCTACTCAAGATTTTGTACAAATAGGGGATGAGTTGGAAGCTGTTATATTAACCATAGATCGTCAAGAAAGAAAAATGTCTTTAAGCGTCAAACAATTAACTCAAGATCCTTGGATTAATATTCAAGAAAAATATCCTATAGGATCAAAACATACTGGAATTGTAAAAAAATTTACAAATTTTGGAGTTTTTTTGGAATTGGAACAAGGTATCTCTGGAATGATTTACACTAATGATCTTTCATGGATTAAAAAAATTAAACATTCTTCTGAATTTTGCAGTATAAATGATAAGTTGAAGGTCATTGTACTTGCTTTAGACACTCAAGCAAGGAGATTAAATTTAGGACATAAGCAATTAACAGAAAATCCATGGGAAAAATATGAAAAAATTTATTATGTAGGAAGTATTCATAATGGAATAATCTCAAGTTTATTTGAGAAGGGTGCTTCTGTAAAATTTACAGAAGATCAAAAAATAGAAGCTTTTGTCCCATTACGTTTTTTAGAAAAAAAAGATGGCACTTCTTTAAAAAAAGGAGAAAAAGCTAATTTTAAAATCATTGAATTTAATAAAGAAACTAAAAAAATTGTGATATCTCATACATCTGTTTATCGTGATCAGGATCAGAAAAAAGAGCAACGTGTGAGAAATAGAAAATTTGAGAGATCCACTTTAGGTGATATAGCAGGATTAGCTAAACTAAAAGAACAAATAGAAAAAGAAAAAAATAAATAG
- a CDS encoding toprim domain-containing protein — protein sequence MKKNLVIVESPTKAHTIQIFLGKDYHVVSSYGHIIDLPEKKIGVKIKKNFEPDYVILSKKKKLFKILKY from the coding sequence ATGAAAAAAAACTTAGTCATTGTAGAATCACCTACTAAAGCTCATACAATACAAATATTTCTTGGAAAAGATTATCATGTAGTATCTAGTTATGGACATATTATAGATCTACCGGAAAAAAAAATAGGAGTTAAAATTAAAAAAAATTTTGAACCTGACTATGTAATTTTATCCAAAAAAAAAAAATTGTTCAAAATCTTAAAATATTAA
- a CDS encoding RpiB/LacA/LacB family sugar-phosphate isomerase, whose translation MLIAIGSDHTGVHYKYAINNFLIEKGYKIKDFGFSEYGKKVDYPDFIHPTAEFVNKGKADFGIIICGSGNGAAMTANKYRKIRAALVWKKEIAVLARKHNNANIISLPARYLIKENEIIEIVRIFLETSFEGGRHKIRTEKISKILSSSVG comes from the coding sequence ATGCTAATAGCAATAGGTTCTGATCATACAGGAGTACATTATAAATATGCAATAAATAATTTTTTAATTGAAAAAGGATATAAAATCAAAGATTTTGGTTTTTCTGAATATGGAAAAAAAGTTGATTATCCGGATTTTATTCATCCTACAGCGGAATTTGTAAATAAAGGAAAAGCTGATTTTGGTATAATCATATGTGGAAGCGGAAATGGAGCAGCAATGACGGCCAATAAATATAGAAAAATTCGTGCAGCTTTGGTGTGGAAAAAAGAAATTGCAGTTTTGGCGAGAAAGCATAATAATGCTAATATTATTAGTTTACCAGCACGTTATCTCATAAAAGAGAATGAAATTATAGAAATTGTGAGAATTTTTTTAGAAACAAGTTTTGAAGGAGGAAGACATAAAATAAGAACAGAAAAAATATCAAAAATCCTCAGTAGCTCAGTTGGTTAG
- a CDS encoding ribonucleoside-diphosphate reductase subunit alpha has protein sequence METHPIAEKEGWKVGKDFPVWANNELYLTTIKGGYLLDGETPFEAYKRLSKNAARILKKPKMEGEFFNIFWKGWLIPSTPVMVNLGTEKGLPISCFSGRIGDSMYEIYRKNLEMAILSKHGGGTSYDFSLVRPVGSSIKNGTLGTSDGIIPFIKSYDSAIVASKQGRTRRGAVAIYLNIEHKEYTEFLKIREPKGDINRQCHNVHQGVIISNSFMEKVLKKNGKERAMWIDTLKERVKTGEPYLFFKENANKNIPEHWKKHGLKIHHSNLCSEIMLPTDENHTLVCCLSSLNLYKYVEWKNTNTVFYAILFLDAVMQEFIDKGKHIRGIEDAVRFAEKSRALGLGTLGWHSYLQSNMIPFISVKSEMLTHNIFSNIQLESQKATKYLAKEYGESEWNIGTGRRNLTLMAMAPNRSSAKLAGGLSQGVEPLAANIYVDDDSKGMHIRKNPYLEKILIKNGYNIPEVWEQIANEKGSCLGLTALSEEQKNVFRCFKEINQLELIKQASIRQKYIDQGQSINLSFHQNTPAKYINKVHLEAWKIGLKSLYYYRSESILRADTGNRDLYSKSLL, from the coding sequence ATGGAAACACACCCTATTGCAGAAAAAGAAGGATGGAAAGTAGGAAAAGATTTTCCTGTTTGGGCTAATAATGAATTATATTTAACTACAATTAAAGGGGGATACTTGTTGGATGGAGAAACTCCTTTTGAGGCATATAAAAGATTGTCGAAAAATGCTGCAAGAATTTTAAAAAAACCGAAAATGGAAGGAGAATTTTTTAATATTTTTTGGAAAGGTTGGCTAATTCCTTCTACTCCAGTTATGGTGAATCTTGGAACAGAAAAAGGTTTACCTATTAGTTGTTTCTCTGGAAGAATTGGGGATAGTATGTACGAAATATATAGAAAAAATTTAGAAATGGCTATACTTAGTAAACATGGTGGAGGGACATCTTATGATTTTAGTTTAGTTAGACCTGTAGGTAGTTCTATTAAAAATGGAACATTAGGAACTTCCGACGGAATTATTCCCTTTATTAAATCATATGATAGTGCTATAGTAGCTAGCAAACAAGGTAGAACGCGTAGAGGCGCTGTGGCTATTTATTTGAATATAGAACATAAAGAATATACGGAATTCCTAAAAATAAGAGAACCCAAAGGAGATATTAATCGTCAGTGTCATAATGTTCATCAAGGAGTAATAATTTCTAATTCTTTTATGGAAAAGGTATTAAAAAAAAATGGAAAAGAACGAGCTATGTGGATTGATACTCTTAAAGAACGTGTTAAAACTGGAGAACCCTATCTTTTTTTTAAAGAAAATGCTAATAAAAATATTCCAGAACATTGGAAAAAACACGGATTAAAAATACATCATAGCAATCTATGTTCAGAAATTATGTTACCAACAGATGAAAATCATACACTTGTATGCTGTCTCTCTTCTTTGAATTTATATAAATATGTAGAATGGAAAAATACAAATACTGTTTTTTATGCCATTTTATTTCTTGATGCAGTTATGCAAGAGTTTATTGATAAAGGAAAACATATACGGGGGATAGAAGATGCCGTTCGTTTTGCAGAAAAAAGTAGAGCTTTAGGTCTAGGAACCTTAGGTTGGCATTCGTATTTACAATCTAATATGATTCCTTTTATATCTGTTAAATCTGAAATGTTAACGCACAATATATTTAGTAATATACAATTAGAATCTCAAAAAGCTACTAAATATTTGGCTAAAGAATATGGAGAATCTGAATGGAACATAGGAACAGGAAGGAGAAATTTAACTTTAATGGCTATGGCTCCTAATAGGAGTTCTGCTAAATTAGCTGGAGGTCTTTCTCAAGGTGTAGAACCTTTAGCTGCAAACATATATGTAGATGATGATTCAAAAGGAATGCATATTCGTAAAAATCCTTATTTGGAAAAAATACTCATAAAAAATGGATATAACATTCCAGAAGTTTGGGAACAAATAGCTAATGAAAAAGGATCTTGTCTTGGATTAACTGCTCTTAGTGAAGAACAAAAAAATGTTTTTAGATGTTTTAAAGAAATTAATCAATTAGAATTAATTAAACAAGCTAGCATCCGACAAAAATATATTGATCAAGGACAAAGTATAAATCTTTCTTTTCATCAAAATACTCCAGCTAAATATATAAATAAAGTACATCTTGAAGCTTGGAAAATAGGTTTGAAAAGTCTTTATTATTATAGAAGTGAAAGTATTCTGCGCGCAGATACCGGTAATCGAGATTTGTATTCTAAAAGTTTGTTGTAA
- a CDS encoding polyprenyl synthetase family protein, which produces MKIILEKIKITIKKEIREFEKQFTDVIKSNVPLINQITHYITHRKGKLIRPIFVFLIAKMLGTIQKKTYHTACLIELIHTATLVHDDVVDNSLLRRGSSSINAIWKNKIAVLIGDYLLSKSLLIATNNNYYDLLKIVCKTIKNMSEGELLQMEKSKNLDISERIYNQIIYHKTASLIAASCEAGARSVNTDEKTALKMREFGIFTGIAFQIKDDLFDYEEKNKHVIGKPVGIDLKDKKITLPLIHTLQKASEKDQKNILNYIKNYDEEKRCKIIDYVKKYKGLEYATQKMIKFRNNALKILEKYPEGTIKKALKMMVNFIVERNQ; this is translated from the coding sequence ATGAAAATTATCTTAGAAAAAATAAAAATTACTATAAAGAAAGAAATAAGAGAATTTGAAAAGCAATTTACAGATGTAATTAAAAGTAACGTTCCTCTTATAAATCAAATTACTCATTATATTACTCATAGAAAAGGAAAACTAATTCGTCCTATATTTGTTTTTTTAATAGCTAAAATGTTAGGAACAATACAAAAAAAAACATATCATACTGCTTGTTTAATTGAATTAATACATACGGCAACACTAGTACATGATGATGTAGTAGATAACAGTTTACTTCGTCGTGGTTCCTCGTCTATTAATGCTATATGGAAAAACAAAATAGCTGTTTTAATTGGAGATTATTTACTTTCTAAAAGTCTTTTAATTGCAACAAACAATAATTATTATGATTTACTAAAAATTGTCTGCAAAACAATAAAAAATATGAGTGAAGGTGAATTGTTACAAATGGAAAAATCTAAAAATTTAGATATTTCTGAAAGGATTTACAATCAAATTATTTATCATAAAACAGCAAGTTTAATTGCGGCTTCTTGTGAAGCAGGAGCACGTTCAGTTAATACAGATGAAAAAACTGCTTTAAAAATGAGAGAGTTTGGAATTTTTACGGGAATAGCTTTTCAAATCAAAGATGATTTATTTGATTATGAAGAAAAAAATAAACACGTAATAGGAAAACCTGTCGGAATAGATTTAAAAGATAAAAAAATAACACTTCCACTTATTCATACCCTTCAAAAAGCTTCTGAAAAGGATCAAAAAAATATATTGAATTATATCAAAAATTATGATGAAGAAAAAAGATGTAAAATAATTGATTATGTAAAAAAATATAAAGGATTAGAATATGCTACTCAAAAAATGATTAAATTCCGTAATAATGCATTAAAAATTTTGGAAAAATATCCAGAAGGAACAATCAAAAAAGCGTTAAAAATGATGGTAAATTTTATTGTAGAAAGAAATCAATAA
- a CDS encoding aspartate-semialdehyde dehydrogenase, translating into MKLGIIGVTGMVGRVMIDILEKKNFPLKELYLSASNKSIGKEFFFKKKIYKIISIYDLFLKKPNIVLFSAGSDISKEWAPKFSKIGSIVIDNSSAWRMDPNKKLVVPEINASCLCKQDKIIANPNCSTIQLVMVLFPLHVEYKINRVIVSTYQSVTGTGKKALDQLYKEKDGNFSCRVYPHPIYQNVLPHCDHFTDKEYTIEEMKLINETKKIINDDNIAITATAVRVPVIGGHSESVNITFTKKPSIDRIYEILLKTKGIIVQDKPKENIYPMPLYAHGKDEVFVGRIREDFSFKNSINIWIVADNLRKGAATNAIQIAEYLIENKYV; encoded by the coding sequence ATGAAATTAGGAATAATAGGTGTAACAGGTATGGTAGGTCGTGTAATGATTGATATTTTAGAAAAAAAAAATTTTCCATTAAAAGAGTTGTATCTTTCCGCTTCCAACAAATCTATAGGAAAGGAATTTTTTTTTAAAAAAAAAATATATAAAATTATTAGTATATATGATTTATTTTTAAAAAAACCTAATATTGTTTTATTTTCAGCAGGGTCTGACATATCGAAAGAATGGGCCCCAAAATTTTCAAAAATAGGATCTATAGTTATAGATAATTCTTCTGCATGGAGAATGGATCCAAACAAAAAACTAGTTGTTCCTGAAATCAATGCTTCTTGTTTATGTAAACAAGATAAAATCATTGCCAATCCAAATTGTTCTACAATACAATTAGTTATGGTATTATTCCCATTACATGTAGAATATAAAATTAACAGAGTTATTGTTTCTACTTATCAATCTGTAACAGGAACTGGAAAAAAAGCTTTGGATCAGTTATATAAAGAAAAAGATGGAAATTTTTCTTGTAGAGTGTATCCACATCCTATTTATCAAAATGTTTTACCTCATTGTGATCATTTTACAGATAAAGAATATACGATAGAAGAAATGAAATTAATAAATGAAACAAAAAAAATAATAAATGATGATAATATAGCAATAACAGCTACAGCTGTGCGTGTCCCTGTTATAGGAGGACATTCAGAAAGTGTTAATATAACATTTACAAAAAAACCTAGTATAGATCGTATATATGAAATCTTATTGAAAACAAAAGGAATAATAGTTCAAGATAAGCCAAAAGAAAACATTTATCCAATGCCATTATATGCTCATGGAAAAGATGAAGTCTTTGTAGGAAGAATACGAGAAGATTTTTCGTTTAAAAATTCTATAAATATTTGGATAGTGGCAGATAATCTTCGTAAGGGTGCGGCAACCAATGCTATTCAAATTGCAGAATATTTAATAGAAAATAAATATGTTTAA
- a CDS encoding type IA DNA topoisomerase, protein MWLASDEDREGEAIAYQIYKTFNIPDKKYRRIVFHEITKKAIYNAIENPRSIDYNLVYAQQTRRIIDRLVGFQLSPILWRKINTGLSAGRVQSVAVRLIVEQEKKIQNFIPFLIYQIHGVFTNLEHKIIFNAKLEKKIEDKKNMKNILTLCVNSIFTVKNITVKKEKKCPPAPFTTSSLQQEACNKLNYSISQTMLLAQKLYEKGFITYIRTDSTNLSKSILLEIKNYVLSSYGKKYLSIKNFSKKAKKFSQEAHEAIHPTIINFNENYLESLDMFQKRLYKLIWERTIIGQMTDAIFEKKDVYIQSSHFKNFFICTKKTILFDGFMIISNKGKKEKSDIDILKEGYILEKKEITAKQIVKNRLYRYNEASLVQKLEKLGIGRPSTYVPIISTIQKRNYVNIQKISKKIEIRETFILKENLIIKKNDQITEMEKNKFFPTEMGILTTDFLKKNFREIINYDFTANLEKNFDIIAKGKQSWIKTIENFYDEFHKKIQYVKNNVDKIHKERFLGKDPISNKKIFAKIARYGPIVQMGEFNKKEKPKFSPLLNRQKIETISLSEALKILELPKSLGFFEKKEVLLKINKYNIYIKYNNKSIPIDEKIFFNNLLNLERVINIIIENRNKIN, encoded by the coding sequence ATTTGGTTAGCTTCTGATGAGGATAGAGAAGGTGAAGCCATAGCATATCAAATTTATAAGACATTTAACATTCCTGATAAAAAATACAGAAGAATCGTATTTCATGAAATTACAAAAAAAGCAATTTATAATGCTATAGAAAATCCAAGATCAATTGATTATAATTTAGTTTATGCTCAACAAACTAGACGGATAATAGATCGGTTAGTCGGTTTTCAATTATCTCCTATTTTATGGAGAAAAATAAATACAGGTCTTTCTGCAGGAAGAGTTCAATCTGTAGCAGTAAGACTCATAGTAGAACAAGAAAAAAAAATTCAAAATTTTATTCCTTTTTTAATTTATCAAATACACGGAGTTTTTACTAATCTTGAACATAAAATAATTTTCAATGCTAAATTAGAAAAAAAAATAGAGGATAAAAAAAATATGAAAAATATTTTAACATTATGTGTTAACAGTATTTTTACTGTAAAAAATATTACTGTAAAAAAAGAAAAAAAATGTCCTCCAGCCCCGTTTACTACTTCTTCTTTACAACAAGAAGCTTGTAACAAATTAAACTATTCTATATCTCAAACAATGTTATTAGCTCAAAAATTATATGAAAAAGGATTTATTACATATATACGAACAGATAGTACAAATTTATCAAAAAGTATATTATTAGAAATCAAAAATTATGTGCTTTCTTCATATGGAAAAAAATATTTGTCTATAAAAAATTTTTCTAAAAAAGCAAAAAAATTTTCTCAAGAAGCTCACGAAGCAATTCATCCTACAATTATTAATTTTAATGAAAATTATTTAGAGTCTTTAGATATGTTTCAAAAACGTCTTTATAAACTCATATGGGAACGAACAATTATAGGACAAATGACAGATGCTATTTTTGAAAAAAAAGATGTTTATATTCAATCTTCTCATTTTAAAAATTTTTTTATTTGTACAAAAAAAACAATATTATTTGATGGATTTATGATAATATCAAATAAAGGAAAAAAAGAAAAATCTGATATTGATATTTTAAAAGAAGGTTATATTTTAGAAAAAAAAGAAATTACAGCTAAACAAATTGTTAAAAATCGTCTATATAGATACAATGAAGCTAGTTTAGTTCAAAAATTGGAAAAATTAGGAATAGGAAGACCTTCCACTTATGTTCCTATAATATCCACTATTCAAAAAAGAAATTATGTTAATATACAAAAAATTTCAAAAAAAATAGAAATCCGTGAAACTTTTATTTTAAAAGAAAATTTAATTATTAAGAAAAATGATCAAATTACTGAAATGGAAAAAAATAAATTTTTCCCCACAGAAATGGGAATTTTAACTACTGATTTTTTAAAGAAAAATTTTCGTGAAATAATAAATTATGATTTTACTGCAAATTTGGAAAAAAATTTTGATATCATAGCTAAAGGAAAACAATCTTGGATCAAAACTATTGAAAACTTTTATGATGAATTTCATAAAAAAATACAATATGTTAAAAACAATGTTGATAAAATTCATAAAGAACGTTTTCTTGGAAAAGATCCAATATCTAATAAAAAAATTTTTGCAAAAATTGCGAGATATGGTCCTATTGTTCAAATGGGAGAATTTAATAAAAAAGAGAAACCTAAATTCTCTCCTTTATTAAATAGACAAAAAATAGAAACAATTTCTCTTTCAGAAGCTTTGAAAATTCTAGAACTACCTAAATCATTGGGGTTTTTTGAAAAAAAAGAAGTTTTATTAAAAATAAACAAATACAATATTTATATAAAATATAACAATAAATCAATTCCAATTGATGAAAAAATATTTTTCAACAATTTGTTAAATTTAGAACGAGTTATTAATATAATAATTGAAAACCGGAATAAAATAAATTGA
- the gmk gene encoding guanylate kinase, translating to MKKGKMIILSGPSGSGKTTISHCLLSKFPELKFSISCTTRLIRDDEKHGKDYYFLPVSSFISKIKKSQFAEWEEVYPKLFYGTLKKEISKIWKSNQHILFDIDVKGGLNLKKQYPNNSLSIFIMVNSINLLKERLLTRCYKNLDKNNTNINIRLNKAKEENSYATLFDFVLLNINLSQTKKKAIQIVSNFIYGK from the coding sequence ATGAAAAAAGGAAAAATGATTATTTTGTCAGGTCCTTCTGGATCTGGAAAAACTACGATTTCGCATTGTTTACTTTCAAAATTTCCGGAATTAAAATTTTCTATATCATGTACTACGAGGTTAATTCGGGATGATGAAAAACATGGAAAAGATTATTACTTTTTACCTGTTAGTTCTTTTATTTCTAAAATAAAAAAATCCCAATTTGCAGAATGGGAAGAGGTTTATCCTAAATTATTTTATGGAACTTTGAAAAAAGAAATTTCCAAAATTTGGAAATCTAATCAACATATCTTATTTGATATAGATGTGAAAGGAGGATTAAATTTGAAAAAACAATATCCAAATAATTCTTTATCCATATTTATAATGGTAAATTCTATAAATCTTTTAAAAGAAAGACTTCTCACAAGATGTTATAAAAATTTAGATAAAAATAATACAAACATAAATATTCGTTTAAATAAAGCTAAAGAAGAAAACAGTTATGCTACTTTATTTGATTTTGTATTATTGAATATTAATTTATCTCAAACAAAAAAAAAAGCGATTCAAATAGTTTCCAATTTTATTTATGGAAAATGA
- the rsmI gene encoding 16S rRNA (cytidine(1402)-2'-O)-methyltransferase, which translates to MLYIVPTPIGNLEDFTFRSLRILKEVDLILVESYKTSRKLLDFYNIKTNINKYHIYNEHKIIPSLIKEIKKGKKLALISNAGTPSISDPGFLLIRSCIKASISIECLPGPTAFVPALVCSGISTNEFIFIGFLPKKKRKIKLENLSKENRTIILYESPYRLLQTLNDMKYFFGYKRNIVICKEISKYFQNISRGNIEKMILYYQNIKKILGEYTIIIEKNNEK; encoded by the coding sequence ATGTTATATATTGTCCCTACTCCTATAGGAAATTTAGAAGATTTTACTTTCAGAAGTTTACGTATTTTGAAAGAAGTAGATTTGATTTTAGTAGAAAGTTATAAAACTTCCAGAAAATTATTGGATTTTTATAATATTAAAACTAATATAAATAAATATCATATTTATAATGAACATAAAATAATCCCCTCTCTCATCAAAGAAATTAAAAAAGGAAAAAAATTAGCATTAATATCTAACGCAGGAACTCCAAGTATATCTGATCCTGGTTTTTTACTTATAAGATCTTGTATTAAAGCCTCTATTTCCATAGAATGTTTGCCTGGTCCTACAGCTTTTGTTCCAGCATTAGTTTGTTCTGGAATATCTACTAATGAATTTATTTTTATTGGTTTTTTACCCAAAAAAAAAAGAAAAATAAAATTAGAAAATTTATCTAAAGAAAATAGAACCATTATATTATATGAATCACCTTACAGATTATTACAAACATTAAACGATATGAAATATTTTTTTGGATACAAAAGAAATATTGTTATATGCAAAGAAATATCTAAATATTTTCAAAATATCTCAAGAGGAAATATAGAAAAAATGATTTTATATTATCAAAATATAAAAAAAATATTAGGAGAGTATACTATCATTATAGAAAAAAATAATGAAAAATAA
- the queA gene encoding tRNA preQ1(34) S-adenosylmethionine ribosyltransferase-isomerase QueA — translation MRTSDFDFIYPTNLIAEFPVQERDESKLMIIHRKNQKIEHKLFKNLYEYFEEGDTLILNNTKVFPARLFGNKEKTDAKIEVFLLRELDPKDRTWDVLVDPARKVRVGNKLNFGFGLTGEVIDNTTSRGRILQLNFNGNHEELIKKIKELGRTPLPKYINRKPEKNDEKRYQTVYARKEGSVAAPTAGLHFSKHLLKKLEIKGINLAEITLHLGLGSFLPVEVEDISKHKMDSEKCSINENACKIINLSIQKKKRICAVGTSSMRAIESSVSSNKNLNPFHGWTNKFIFPPYNFSIANSMITNFHMPKSTLLMMTVAFAGFDLTMKAYQIAIKEKYRFYSYGDAMLIL, via the coding sequence ATGAGAACTTCAGATTTCGATTTTATTTATCCTACAAACCTTATCGCTGAATTTCCTGTTCAAGAAAGAGATGAATCTAAATTAATGATTATTCATAGAAAAAATCAAAAAATAGAACATAAATTATTTAAAAATTTATATGAATATTTTGAAGAAGGAGATACCCTTATCCTCAATAATACCAAAGTATTTCCAGCAAGATTATTTGGAAATAAAGAAAAAACAGATGCTAAAATAGAAGTTTTTTTACTTAGAGAACTAGATCCAAAAGATAGAACATGGGATGTCTTAGTCGATCCTGCAAGAAAAGTTAGAGTAGGAAATAAATTAAATTTTGGATTTGGATTAACAGGAGAAGTTATAGACAACACAACTTCTAGAGGAAGAATTTTACAACTTAATTTTAATGGAAATCATGAAGAACTTATAAAAAAAATAAAAGAATTAGGGAGAACTCCTTTACCTAAATACATTAATAGGAAACCAGAAAAAAACGATGAAAAACGTTATCAAACTGTATATGCAAGAAAAGAAGGGTCTGTAGCTGCACCTACAGCAGGATTGCATTTTTCAAAACATTTATTAAAAAAATTAGAAATAAAAGGGATCAATCTTGCAGAAATCACCCTACACTTAGGGTTAGGAAGTTTTCTTCCAGTGGAAGTAGAAGATATATCAAAACATAAAATGGATTCCGAAAAATGTTCTATAAATGAAAATGCATGTAAAATCATAAATCTCTCTATACAAAAAAAAAAACGAATTTGTGCAGTTGGGACCTCTTCTATGAGAGCTATAGAAAGCTCTGTTTCTTCTAATAAAAATTTAAATCCATTTCATGGATGGACTAATAAATTTATTTTTCCTCCTTATAATTTTAGTATAGCTAATTCTATGATTACAAATTTTCATATGCCTAAATCTACATTACTTATGATGACAGTTGCTTTTGCAGGTTTTGATTTAACAATGAAAGCATATCAAATAGCAATAAAAGAAAAATATAGATTTTATTCTTACGGAGATGCTATGTTAATATTATAA